One window of Stenotrophomonas indicatrix genomic DNA carries:
- a CDS encoding energy transducer TonB: MTATTHENLHSPQLQQNGALEPRSTSPWLWLALIVAMFAAALVWLRFASHDEVAPAPVSERMLPATETPVAIAPAPATRQAAPAQSQRKAAPAVRSREARPLASNSKPSYPAAALRSGVQGSVVASLNVDTRGNVTDAAIVSRSGERSRDLDRAVLNTVQGWKFEPAVHQGRAVASVVRVPVDFRTER, translated from the coding sequence ATGACTGCCACCACCCACGAGAACCTTCATTCGCCGCAACTGCAGCAGAATGGCGCGCTTGAGCCCCGCTCGACCTCTCCTTGGCTGTGGCTGGCCCTGATCGTGGCGATGTTCGCAGCCGCTTTGGTCTGGCTGCGTTTCGCCAGCCATGATGAGGTTGCGCCGGCGCCGGTAAGCGAGCGCATGCTGCCGGCCACGGAAACGCCGGTTGCTATCGCACCGGCCCCGGCTACGCGCCAGGCCGCGCCTGCGCAGAGCCAGCGCAAGGCGGCTCCGGCCGTACGAAGCCGTGAGGCGCGCCCGCTGGCAAGCAACAGCAAGCCCAGCTATCCGGCCGCCGCGCTGCGTAGCGGCGTGCAGGGCAGCGTGGTTGCCAGCTTGAACGTCGATACCCGTGGCAACGTGACCGATGCGGCGATCGTGTCGCGCAGCGGTGAACGCAGCCGTGACCTCGACCGTGCCGTGTTGAACACCGTGCAGGGTTGGAAGTTCGAGCCGGCCGTGCATCAGGGCCGCGCCGTGGCCAGCGTCGTGCGCGTACCGGTGGATTTCCGTACCGAACGTTGA
- a CDS encoding FMN-dependent NADH-azoreductase, with protein sequence MKLLHIDASVLGDNSVSRHLTAAVVAQFKQQIDGLQVDYRDLDANPVPHLRSGSLAKTDAAEAADAEQVLEQFLAADIVVIGAPMYNFSVPSTLKAWIDRVAVAGRTFKYTENGPVGLAGGKRVIVVSSRGGIYTDSPADFQEPFLRQTFAFWGINDIEFVRAEGIAYSPQHREDAIAGALAALPTHEAAEVAAA encoded by the coding sequence ATGAAGCTTCTGCACATCGACGCCAGCGTGCTTGGCGACAACTCCGTCTCCCGCCACCTGACCGCCGCCGTGGTGGCCCAGTTCAAGCAGCAGATCGACGGTCTGCAGGTTGATTATCGCGATCTTGACGCCAATCCGGTACCGCATCTGCGCAGCGGTTCGCTGGCCAAGACCGACGCGGCTGAAGCGGCCGATGCTGAACAGGTGCTCGAGCAGTTCCTGGCTGCCGACATCGTGGTGATCGGCGCGCCGATGTACAACTTCAGCGTGCCCTCCACCCTGAAGGCATGGATCGACCGCGTGGCGGTGGCCGGGCGCACCTTCAAGTACACCGAGAACGGCCCGGTGGGCCTGGCCGGTGGCAAGCGGGTGATCGTGGTCAGCAGCCGTGGCGGCATCTACACCGATTCGCCGGCGGACTTCCAGGAGCCCTTCCTACGCCAGACGTTTGCCTTCTGGGGCATCAACGACATCGAGTTCGTGCGTGCCGAGGGCATCGCCTATTCGCCGCAGCATCGCGAAGACGCCATTGCCGGTGCACTGGCAGCGCTGCCGACGCATGAGGCGGCGGAAGTGGCAGCGGCGTAA
- a CDS encoding energy transducer TonB yields MSAPRPSPAKSFTVHIPRNALKIAGIAFGVGILLFVLVWLTGRDKEFFRADPAAQTPQETAQVEPLPEPLAAAAGSSDMPDAKPAPVPDEEDTPKLVETAPPPPPATVEPAPSAPGTAAPATANAQPMPIAGQSPPPAYPAAALRRGEAGSVVVRVEVDATGYPNNVTVIQRSGSRELDRAATDAVRRWRFSPAVSNGQPVPGSIEVPFDFKPQ; encoded by the coding sequence ATGTCTGCTCCCCGTCCGTCGCCTGCCAAGTCGTTCACCGTGCATATCCCGCGCAACGCCCTGAAGATCGCCGGCATCGCCTTCGGCGTGGGCATCCTGCTGTTCGTGCTGGTCTGGCTGACCGGTCGCGACAAGGAATTCTTCCGCGCCGACCCGGCCGCACAGACGCCGCAGGAAACCGCCCAGGTGGAACCGCTGCCCGAGCCGCTGGCCGCAGCCGCGGGCTCCAGCGACATGCCCGACGCCAAGCCGGCCCCGGTGCCGGACGAAGAAGATACGCCGAAGCTGGTGGAGACCGCCCCGCCCCCGCCGCCGGCCACGGTTGAGCCAGCCCCGTCCGCGCCGGGCACTGCGGCGCCGGCAACCGCCAATGCGCAGCCGATGCCGATTGCCGGCCAGTCGCCGCCGCCGGCCTATCCGGCCGCCGCCCTGCGACGCGGTGAAGCAGGCAGCGTGGTGGTGCGGGTGGAGGTGGACGCCACCGGCTACCCGAACAACGTGACGGTGATCCAGCGCAGCGGTTCGCGTGAACTGGATCGCGCGGCAACGGACGCGGTGCGTCGCTGGCGCTTCAGCCCCGCGGTCAGCAATGGCCAGCCGGTGCCGGGCAGCATTGAAGTGCCGTTCGATTTCAAGCCGCAGTAA
- the serS gene encoding serine--tRNA ligase, producing MLDPALLRHQPADLAERLRTSRGFELDVSALESLEADRKRIQVRTQELQSLRNSRSKAIGQAKAKGEDVSAIMAEVAAFADELKASEVALDELREKIDTISMGIPNIPADDVPAGADESENVEQSRWGTPRQFDFKVLDHVELGARNKWLDGETAAKLSGSRFTVLRGPIARLHRALAQFMLDLHSGEHEYQETNVPVIVNADSLYGTGQLPKFEEDMFITQLGEQKRYLISTSEISLTNIARDEILDAERLPLRMTAHSLCFRSEAGSGGRDVRGMIRQHQFEKVELVSICRPEDSDAEHQRMTRCAEVVLEKLGLPYRKVLLCTGDMGFSAIKTYDLEVWLPSQETYREISSCSNCGDFQARRMQARWRNPATGKPELAHTLNGSGVAVGRAMIAVMENYQNADGSITVPEALRPYMGGIETIG from the coding sequence ATGCTTGATCCAGCCCTGCTCCGCCACCAGCCCGCCGACCTCGCCGAACGCCTGCGCACCAGCCGCGGCTTCGAGCTCGACGTGTCTGCCCTGGAGTCACTGGAGGCGGATCGCAAGCGCATCCAGGTGCGTACCCAGGAGCTGCAGAGCCTGCGCAACAGCCGTTCCAAGGCCATCGGCCAGGCCAAGGCCAAGGGCGAGGACGTTTCAGCCATCATGGCCGAGGTGGCCGCCTTCGCCGATGAGCTGAAGGCCTCGGAAGTGGCCCTGGACGAGCTGCGCGAGAAGATCGACACGATCTCGATGGGCATCCCGAACATTCCCGCCGATGACGTGCCGGCCGGCGCCGACGAGAGCGAGAACGTCGAGCAGTCGCGCTGGGGTACCCCGCGCCAGTTCGATTTCAAGGTGCTCGATCACGTCGAACTGGGCGCGCGCAACAAGTGGCTGGACGGCGAGACCGCTGCCAAGCTGTCCGGCTCGCGCTTCACCGTGCTGCGTGGCCCGATCGCGCGCCTGCACCGTGCCCTGGCCCAGTTCATGCTCGACCTGCACAGCGGCGAGCACGAGTACCAGGAAACCAACGTGCCGGTGATCGTCAACGCCGACAGCCTGTACGGCACCGGCCAGCTGCCCAAGTTCGAAGAAGACATGTTCATCACCCAGTTGGGTGAGCAGAAGCGTTACCTGATCTCGACCTCGGAAATCTCGCTGACCAACATCGCCCGCGACGAGATCCTCGACGCCGAGCGCCTGCCGCTGCGCATGACCGCCCACTCGCTGTGCTTCCGTTCCGAAGCCGGCAGCGGTGGCCGCGACGTGCGCGGCATGATCCGCCAGCACCAGTTCGAGAAGGTCGAGCTGGTTTCGATCTGCCGCCCGGAAGACAGTGACGCCGAGCACCAGCGCATGACCCGCTGCGCCGAAGTGGTGCTGGAGAAGCTGGGCCTGCCGTACCGCAAGGTGCTGCTGTGCACCGGCGACATGGGCTTCTCGGCCATCAAGACCTACGACCTGGAAGTCTGGCTGCCGTCGCAGGAGACCTACCGCGAGATTTCCTCGTGCTCGAACTGTGGCGACTTCCAGGCCCGCCGCATGCAGGCCCGCTGGCGCAACCCGGCCACCGGCAAGCCGGAGCTGGCGCATACGCTGAACGGCTCGGGCGTGGCCGTCGGTCGCGCGATGATCGCGGTGATGGAGAACTACCAGAACGCCGACGGCAGCATCACCGTGCCCGAAGCCCTGCGCCCGTACATGGGCGGTATCGAAACCATCGGCTGA
- a CDS encoding ligand-binding protein SH3 — MDYIVTAVHRSEFPHPITLRRGQALVVGERYEGPEGWEDWFLCEAEGQQPGFVPAPVIGRDALGGAFATEDYCARELDVDPGQQLRGARTLNGWAWCVPESGESGWVPLEKLRVAG, encoded by the coding sequence ATGGACTACATCGTGACGGCTGTGCATCGCAGCGAATTTCCGCACCCGATTACCCTGCGCCGTGGGCAGGCGCTGGTGGTGGGCGAGCGTTATGAGGGGCCCGAGGGTTGGGAGGACTGGTTTCTATGCGAGGCCGAGGGGCAACAGCCCGGGTTCGTACCGGCGCCGGTGATCGGTCGCGATGCGCTGGGGGGTGCGTTTGCCACGGAGGACTACTGCGCGCGCGAGCTGGATGTGGACCCGGGGCAGCAGCTGCGGGGTGCGCGCACGCTCAATGGTTGGGCGTGGTGTGTGCCGGAGAGTGGGGAGTCGGGCTGGGTGCCGCTGGAGAAGCTGCGCGTAGCGGGTTGA